From the Paenibacillus sp. R14(2021) genome, the window TCATGAATTCATGAATCCATGCCTCGCCGGCCGCTTCCGGGCGGATAAGCTCCTCCGCGTCGATGCCCATTTTCCCTCTTGCCCGGCTGAGCAGCTTGCGGCAGTTCACTTCGCTTTTCTCGATCTGCTCGGCGATTTCTTGAAACTCGAACCCAAGCGCTTCTCGAAGCACGAATACGGTCCGTTCCGCAGGAGACAGCCTCTCCAGCAGTACGAGCATTGCATACGACAGCAGATCGTCCTGCACGACCTCTTCCATCGCATCCTGCCCTGAACTCAGGAAGGGCTCCGGCAGCCATTCCCCGAAATATTGCTCCCGCTTCCTGCGGGCCGTCTTGTGCAGATCCCGGCAGCGGTTCGTGACCATCTTGCACAGGTAAGCCTTCGGCTGCGCGAGCTTCTCCGGCGGCACGTCGTATATTTTGATAAACACGTCCTGTACGGCATCCTCCGCATCGGTTACCGACCCGGTTAGCTGATACGCGAGATTAAACAGCAATCCCTTATACTGCTCGTACAACTCCTGCATCGTCCCGCCTCCTTTCTCCATGCATTTGGCACAGGCCGCTTAGCATTAGGGGCATTAAGAATTGAAGCGCCTCCGGCGTCTGCTGATAGGCACGGCATCACATTGATAGGTATCATTTCCAGCTCCATACTTATTATGTACATGCTCCTGTCACGGAATGTGTCCTTGGAATTCTTCAAGAGATGATGGAGCTGAGCGGCGCCGAGAAGAACGCGCCATCGAAGAAAGCATTCAGCATCTGTTCATATCCGGACATCGAAACTGAACGGCTGCGTCGCTTGTGCATCCTAAACCACAGAACCCGATCAACTGCGAATGCAGCGATCGGGTTCTGTGCTCTGTTGTTTCATGCGATGCAGCTGCTAGAACAATTTGTTCAGCAGCAGCTTGAGCTGCTCCTGCTCCTCCGGCGTCAGCTTGTTCCCCAGGTTGTCGGCAACCGTCTGCTCGTAGACAGGCCATACCTGATGGATGAGCTCCTGACCCTCCGGCGTTAAACGGACCAGAATTCTTCGCCTGTTGGCAGGATCGAAATCTCTGCGGATGCGGCCCGCTTGCTCCAGGACGTTCAATAAATTGCTGATGTTCGCCCTCGTCACCGCAAGATCGTCGCTCAGCTCGGAAGGAACCATTGCCCGTCCGCTTGCATGGAGCGCCACAAGCACGCACCATCGCCCTAACGTCAGCCCGAACTTTCCAAGCTGCTCCTCCAGCTGCTGGACGAGATGATGGTTCGTTTTATAAAGGGTCAGAAATACATTGACCGGCAAAATCGATTGATCGATTAGATCCCATTTCTCCAAGCTTGATAACCTCCACCGAATAGTTAATCCTTTAACTATTCATGCTAGAAGTTTACGTTCATCACGATCCGGCTGTCAAGCTGCGAATCCATCTGGGAATGTCTGCTCGGTGGCCGAGCCGCAGCGAGCGTAAACAGGACGTACCTCTACTTCCTTTAGTAGGCCCTGTTAAGCCCTGTTGATCGCAGCTTATGCTCCCACGTGCATCAGCTTGTCGGGGTTGCGGACGAAGTAGAGCCGCGTAGCGACATCCGCCTCGACACGCAGCATCACCACCGTATGAATGCCTTCGGCCGAACGCAGGACGATCGCCCGCTGTCCGTTGATGTCAACGACGTCGATTCCCATGCTCCCGCCGTTTATGCCAGCTTTACGGATCAGACCGGACAAGAAACGCATCACGCGTTCCCGGGTGTAGATCGGATTAACCGTCGCGGACACCTTGCCTCCCCCGTCGGAGATCAGCACCACATTCTGATCCAGCAGCGCTAAGATGCGATTCATGTCGCCCTGTTTGAGCGCGGTCATGAAGCCATTCACCCACTCCTGATTACCCGCTTCCGGACGAATAGGTTCCTCGGGTTCGATCCCCATCTTGGCGCGCGCTCGGCTGAGCAGCTTACGGCAGTTCGCGTCGCTCTTCCCGCTCAGCTCGGCGATTTCTTGAAATTCGAAGCCCAGTGCCTCGCGGAGGACGAAGACAGTTCGCTCTGTCGGCGTCAGCCGTTCAAGCAGCACCAGCATCGCATACGACAACAGATCGTCGCGAACGACCTCTTCCATCTCGTCTCCTTCCTCGGTCAGGAAGGGCTCCGGCAGCCATTCACCGAAATAATGCTCCCGCTTCTTACGTGCCGCTTTGTGCAAATCGCGGCAGCGATTCGTGACCATTTTGCATAGATAAGCTTTTGGCTGCGTCAGCTTCTCCGGCGGGACGTCGAATACTTTGAGAAAAACATCCTGCACGGCATCCTCCGCATCGGTCACCGATCCGGTCAGCTGGTACGCGAGCTTAAACAGCAGCGGCTTATATTGCGTGTACAACTCCTGCATACTTCCACTTCCATTCTCATCCTAATACGCTTTATGGACAGCTCTATAGCTATCGCTCTGTTTATGAAACGAGAATGGCCGCGATTTTGTGACATGCACCATAGGAATAAATTATTAACCTGTGATAAAAACAGAAAGCACGGTGCGCCGAATCGGTACGCCTTGCTTTCTGTTTTGAAGCGATATTGCCTATCTGCGCAAATTCCAGCTGTCGGCGGCATATTTCTCCCTCGCGAGACGTTCTGCCAGCGCGAGCTCGTACGCGGTGAGCTCGCTTGCGGCAAGCTCGGCGCCGAGCCCTTCCTCGAAGCCCGCGCGGAACGCGTTCTCAAGCATCTCCATCGTTGCGGGCTGCCCGCCCTTCTGCCGGAGGCAGGCGTTGATCGCCGCCGCCTTGCGGCCGAAGACTCGCTGCATACGCGCCTTTGCCTCCGGATCGGCGAACCGAAGAACCGCGAACAGCTTATCCGTATCGAGCTCCAATAGAATAGAGCCATGCTGCAGAATCACGCCTTTAGCGCGCATTTGCGCGCTTCCGGCGATTTTGCGGCCTTCGACGACAAGCTCGTATTTGGACGGCGCGTCAAAGCAGGCCGCGGACAGCGCCGCTCGCTGCAAAGAGCTCTCCGCTTGGGGTGGTGCTTCCTCATCCAAGCCCGTCATCTTCGCAGCGAGTCCCAGCTTGCGGAAGCCGAACAGCAGCCCCATGCTCAGTACGCGGTAGGCTTCCGCAACGCTTGCCGGGATGCCCGGGTAGTGCTCGGAGACGACGATGCTGTACGTCAACTCCTGATCGTGCAGGACGGCGCGTCCGCCGGTAGCCCGCCGCACGAAGCCAAGTCCGTATCCGCGCAAGGCTTCGAAATCGATTTCCTTGTCCGCCTGCTGGAAATACCCAATCGATAACGTCCCCGGGTTCCAGCCGTAGAATCGGACCGTCGGCGGAACAAGTCCCTCTTGATGGGCGGTAAGGATCGCTTCGTCGATAGCCATATTCTCTGCTGGAGAGCGGCTTCCCGTATGGATGAACCTCCACATGAGCGTCACATCCCCAGCGCCAGTGAATCCGCGCTTCGCAGCAGCGTCTTGCTCGGCATGCAGCCCTTATGCAGGCAGGTGCCGTCAAGCTTGTCCTTCTCCACAAGCGCGGCCCGCTTGCCGAGCTGGGCTGCCCGAATCGCGGCCACATAGCCTCCAGGACCACCGCCTAGAATGACGATATCGTAGTTGTTCATGCGCCCTTTAACTCCCTCCTTGTCCGCTATAGGGACGGCGGCCTCGCCGCCTTCATCTGCTCCGTCAGCTTGCGTCCGGTCGGCGTCTGTGCCAAGCCGCCGAGCGCGGTCTCGCGATGCTCGCCCGGCATTCGGGAGCCAACCTCCAGCATCACGCCGATCACTTCGTCCGCCGGAATGACGCTGCGGACGCCGGCAAGCGCCATATCCGCCGCAGCCAGCGCGTTAACAGCGCCTAAGCCGTTGCGGACGATGCAGGGAACCTCGACAAGACCTGCGACGGGATCGCAAATCAGGCCCAGCGTGTTCTTGAGCGCAAGACCTACCGCATGGACCGCCTGCTCGGGACTGCCGCCGCGAAGCTCGACCAGCGCCCCTGCCGCCATGCCGATCGCAGAGCCGACCTCCGCCTGGCAGCCGCCCTCCGCGCCGGAGATGAACGAATTGTTCGCGATGACGTAACCAATGGCGCCAGCGGCGAACAACCCGTGCACAAGCCGCTCGTCCTCCCAGCCGAACCGTTCCTGCGAGCTGACGAATACCCCCGGTATAATACCGCAGGAGCCGGCAGTCGGCGTAGCTACGATGCGTCCCATCGAGGCATTGATCTCCGATACCGCGAGCGCATACGCCATCGCCTTGCCTGACCAATCCCCAACGGATGATTCACCAAGCGCAGTATACGCGTTCATCTTGCGGCCGTCCCCGCCAACGAGCCCGCTTCGCGACGAGACGCCTTCCTCGAGTCCTTTGCGGACGGCATCCTTCATGACCTTGTAATAGCTCGCCATCTGCCGAAAGATAAGCTCTGGCGAACCGCCCGTCTCTTTCGCCTGCTCGGCCAGCATAAGCTCGCCGAGCGTCAGCGATTCCTTCTCGCAAACTGCCGATAATTCCTTCAGCGTACGAAAACGCATAGCAACAGCCCCTCTAGTTCAAATCGATTATGGACACCAAGCCGACATGAGGCAGGCCGGCAATCGCGGCGAGCAATTGCGGGTCCGGTTTCCGGTCGCATTCCAAGACAGATATCGCCGCCCCGCTTCTCGCTTTGCGGTCGACATGCATCGCGCTGATATTCATTCCGGCGCTGCTTACCGTTCCCGTTATGGATGCAAGCACGCCAATCTCATCGTCATGCGAAATGACAAGCGTCGGATAATAGCCCGTAAAGCCTGCATCAAAGCCGTTGATGGCATGGATCTCGATGTTGCCGCCGCCGATTGAAGCGCCGCCCACTTCGATGGCTGCTCCCCTGCCGCTTACCGCAATTTCGACATAGTTGGGATGCGGCTTTAAGCCCGAGCCTCGCCGAAGCTGAATCTGCAGCCCCGCTCGCTCCGCTTCCGCGAACGCTTCTGGAATCCGTTCGTCATCTGTATCGAAATCAAGCAAGCCTGCGATAAGCGCCAGGTCCGTTCCATGGCCGGCATACGTCTCCGCGAAGGAACCGTAGAGTGTAATGACGGCCTGCTCCGGCGCTGTGCCAAGCAGCTGCCGGGCAGCACGGCCGATGCGCACCGCGCCGGCGGTATGCGAGCTGGAGGGACCGACCATAACAGGTCCAATGATGGAGAACACGTCTTTAAAGCGCATGATAAGCCTCCTATACGAGTCTTCCCGTTCCTGCCGCAGCCTTCGCATGCTCAGCCTGCTCATACGAGCTGCGTACAAGCGGTCCCGCTTCGACATGCGAGAAACGAAGCGCAAGTCCCGCTTCTTTCAGCCCAGCGAATTCAAAGCTCTCGTGCATATATTGCCCAGAATCATGAAGGTAGCCGTGCTGGCTCCTGCACTCGAAGATGTTTGGGCATTTCGCTTCCTCGCAAACGGTATTTAGCCTGCGGCCGCGCACATCATCGCCTTAATTTCTTGAAAGTTCTGCCTTACTTCGCTGAAATGAAAGCCTCGTACTGCTCGGCGCTGAGCAGCTCCTTCACGGCTTCCGCGGCATCTCCGTCCACTTCGACTTCGACAATCCAGCCTTCTCCGTACGGATCCGAGTTCACGAGCTCCGGCGCGTCCAGCAGCGCCTCGTTCACTTGGGTTACTTTGCCCGTAAGGGGACTGAACAGGTCGGATACCGTTTTGACCGATTCGATGGTGCCCATCGGCTGATTGGCTTCAAGCGCAGCGCCGGCTTCAGGAAACTCCACGAACACGATATCGCCAAGCAGGTTTTGCGCAAAATCGGTAATGCCGATTCTAACCAGGCTGCCGCCGCCAGCCGCCGCCCACTCATGCTCCTCCGAATAGCCTAATCCCGCTTTTACTTCGCTCATGTTCAGCATCCTCTCGTTTGGTTCGATTTTGGGTAATTGCTGCAAAGATAGCTCGGTTCGTCAGCCGTCCAATTGCTTATTTCGCCCGTGCGTTGGATGGCATATAGCGCTCGCCAACGACCTAGGCGGATAAATGGACAAAAAAAGACAGAGAATCGGCGTACTGCCGAATTCCCTGTCCTTGGTACCTGAGAGTTTAAGCGGTCAGAATGACCGCCATTACCCCTTTGGTGGCTGTTTGCTCTCTCCAGAGTCGCGTCAGATGGCGGTTCCTTATACCTGAGAGATTAATCAGCCGGCTGGCTGGCCGCTGACTTGCTCCTTCGGCGCCCGGCAGGTGCTGCTTGCAGCGCCGAGTCTCTCCCTACCATCATCATCCGCTTATTCCGTATAACACGCTTAGCTTACCGGATATGAGAATATGGTGTCAATATACATAACATAAAATTTTGATTAAGACGTGGAATTTGTTGACATCATTAACTTATGTCATGTATAAGTTATTTATGACAACCGAATATGCGGATGATGGTAACGGGAGAGATCGCCATATGGAACAGCCGGCGGCGCCGAAGGAGTAAACCTGATCAAAGGTGAATCTCTCAGGCAAAAGGACCTTTATCGGACGCACCTCTGGAGAGAACGTAACGGGATGCTGATCGCCTCCGCGTCGTCACCCAAGGGGAAACCTGGACGCAGCATGACGTTCGGGGCAACTCTCAGGTACAAAGGACAGAGCAAAGAGAACACGCAAAGCAGCTGCCATGCTGCGAACGTTGGCCTTTTTGCTGCTGTCCTTTTTTGTGTTATCGATTATGACGAACTCAAGGGAGGTCCATCCATTGACGAGCGAACTTAAGCGAACACCGCTCTACCCGCTTTATGCCAATTACCCCGGCGCGCGATGCATCGACTTCGGCGGATGGGAGCTTCCCGTCCAATTCTCTGGTATTCAGAAGGAGCACGACGCCGTTCGCACGCAGGCCGGCCTGTTCGATGTCTCTCACATGGGAGAATTCATGGTCACAGGCCATTTCTCCGAAGCGTTCCTGCAGCAGCTGACCACGAACGATGTCGCTAAGC encodes:
- the sigJ gene encoding RNA polymerase sigma factor SigJ translates to MQELYEQYKGLLFNLAYQLTGSVTDAEDAVQDVFIKIYDVPPEKLAQPKAYLCKMVTNRCRDLHKTARRKREQYFGEWLPEPFLSSGQDAMEEVVQDDLLSYAMLVLLERLSPAERTVFVLREALGFEFQEIAEQIEKSEVNCRKLLSRARGKMGIDAEELIRPEAAGEAWIHEFMNALKQGNLNQILTMLDQDVVLVSDGGGKVTAAAQPIATRELVAQFLLGPLRAAASLEGASIEVVHMNEQPAIVIRTREGINTVAMVHVEGEVIRNLYVVRNPDKLQHVSGR
- a CDS encoding MarR family winged helix-turn-helix transcriptional regulator, whose protein sequence is MEKWDLIDQSILPVNVFLTLYKTNHHLVQQLEEQLGKFGLTLGRWCVLVALHASGRAMVPSELSDDLAVTRANISNLLNVLEQAGRIRRDFDPANRRRILVRLTPEGQELIHQVWPVYEQTVADNLGNKLTPEEQEQLKLLLNKLF
- the sigJ gene encoding RNA polymerase sigma factor SigJ; this translates as MQELYTQYKPLLFKLAYQLTGSVTDAEDAVQDVFLKVFDVPPEKLTQPKAYLCKMVTNRCRDLHKAARKKREHYFGEWLPEPFLTEEGDEMEEVVRDDLLSYAMLVLLERLTPTERTVFVLREALGFEFQEIAELSGKSDANCRKLLSRARAKMGIEPEEPIRPEAGNQEWVNGFMTALKQGDMNRILALLDQNVVLISDGGGKVSATVNPIYTRERVMRFLSGLIRKAGINGGSMGIDVVDINGQRAIVLRSAEGIHTVVMLRVEADVATRLYFVRNPDKLMHVGA
- a CDS encoding biotin/lipoate A/B protein ligase family protein, producing the protein MWRFIHTGSRSPAENMAIDEAILTAHQEGLVPPTVRFYGWNPGTLSIGYFQQADKEIDFEALRGYGLGFVRRATGGRAVLHDQELTYSIVVSEHYPGIPASVAEAYRVLSMGLLFGFRKLGLAAKMTGLDEEAPPQAESSLQRAALSAACFDAPSKYELVVEGRKIAGSAQMRAKGVILQHGSILLELDTDKLFAVLRFADPEAKARMQRVFGRKAAAINACLRQKGGQPATMEMLENAFRAGFEEGLGAELAASELTAYELALAERLAREKYAADSWNLRR
- the sdaAA gene encoding L-serine ammonia-lyase, iron-sulfur-dependent, subunit alpha, whose product is MRFRTLKELSAVCEKESLTLGELMLAEQAKETGGSPELIFRQMASYYKVMKDAVRKGLEEGVSSRSGLVGGDGRKMNAYTALGESSVGDWSGKAMAYALAVSEINASMGRIVATPTAGSCGIIPGVFVSSQERFGWEDERLVHGLFAAGAIGYVIANNSFISGAEGGCQAEVGSAIGMAAGALVELRGGSPEQAVHAVGLALKNTLGLICDPVAGLVEVPCIVRNGLGAVNALAAADMALAGVRSVIPADEVIGVMLEVGSRMPGEHRETALGGLAQTPTGRKLTEQMKAARPPSL
- the sdaAB gene encoding L-serine ammonia-lyase, iron-sulfur-dependent subunit beta, translated to MRFKDVFSIIGPVMVGPSSSHTAGAVRIGRAARQLLGTAPEQAVITLYGSFAETYAGHGTDLALIAGLLDFDTDDERIPEAFAEAERAGLQIQLRRGSGLKPHPNYVEIAVSGRGAAIEVGGASIGGGNIEIHAINGFDAGFTGYYPTLVISHDDEIGVLASITGTVSSAGMNISAMHVDRKARSGAAISVLECDRKPDPQLLAAIAGLPHVGLVSIIDLN
- the gcvH gene encoding glycine cleavage system protein GcvH; translation: MSEVKAGLGYSEEHEWAAAGGGSLVRIGITDFAQNLLGDIVFVEFPEAGAALEANQPMGTIESVKTVSDLFSPLTGKVTQVNEALLDAPELVNSDPYGEGWIVEVEVDGDAAEAVKELLSAEQYEAFISAK